In one window of Canis lupus baileyi chromosome 12, mCanLup2.hap1, whole genome shotgun sequence DNA:
- the PCARE gene encoding photoreceptor cilium actin regulator gives MGCTPSHNDIVNSVAKSGIQFFKKPKAILPGRQGGSERCSIPLLVPSSTCYDSGGGSSQAQRLAEEQPKARWTQSPNEGLYQLTRDPKGKDMEGLPPETKTSRSQLDESQSHMAKDLPSKTQSSHGFQGAAFSGEESEESTTQQRKLRCHTCGQQGHFCQTILPAHEPKGKVDFPEPLVKAHQHAYTYLHSCLSKYEAILCIIHQATQTQELLQPMVTFLLLCVDEVNRLLGEISKDGEMLLKEVKGDLSWPLGKGEPHEQPDLLQQLLQYTVSKLLVLSGTVASITGSFLEGSGNYLHATACHLGNKLSTKRGVDECLLRALGQLESLASGHGDPGMQDRPLCSEDSGIGADNESVHLVDKLGKQTSWDSASEPAEWMPVLSSTGEAKLSGHSWQQGPFRMGSDRPQDCPLSRPPTAKVQPTAWGGAGGPWPSSTGPENTTARPGGISKSALCDSLGIGISTEAHFSKGSRLMDTPSLSEGEDSSPDEEEDQVSGMSQCPWQEKLSHPRPRSSPGGPASPFQPHPRRLKSLQAQEMILKMKEAISERIKFVPVPSGPQDWAEEEEKTVVSPRPSTASGSSRAPVRQRRSHSEGCLKSHVEDPTLQELQRVQRDLSQRLEAFYALGAHLGQNSKQVLQPRATALRPDTCRVAPSNTTSKLKASLTKDFSILPSQAKSILQKCSPHPESKQSPQGKAEGLRVTTPSGEKAHEAAGAEDWNVRSCPTRTSVKKLIETFSPTEGLRTLGDFKDSGPSPCLRKWGIPIIPPRFPIYRGLSPLYPKPQISPAASEDSLKVGPGWRPLAPLFPPLLTAGACKREDPNFNCETEEDLEHLPPPPLEILMDKSFTSLESPESSKPAGSSSKGTRAPGLGSADPDRRTWASPKLRASLSPTDLLPSKSANAPARPHGTGPGGSKSGCGTRKLTLDLSPPPAASGNPEAEGRGARSAAPADRATSLCKHPQKATPWHHPSHTCGQHRTWEPSPARPAGGPRSPEGPRQSQDRSPLLASKASPPRGSWTPRADRRQPACHRPAQPSAPSVQGPPSAPGSPPCSPPLRGPPARGEGAPSAAPESPPAQDEACSPPGPRTEASSPSSRPSPSPPVSPALGRRWPGASAQGGGGAARASGNPRPLFWPASSPAFEAAPPGPPPPEAGGPRGTPAGGWRSSGPAARAASQRGGALCALNPRPFIRRTASDPRPGGRPRLPAPRAAGDAGGSALSRSSSSEESLKKDTEPWNSPCAPELKGGSRGASPPELCVLGHGLQREVRASRTQDKPQQKEVTQRHSIQVTIESFVEKLITPEIGRPWN, from the exons ATGGGGTGTACACCTTCCCACAATGACATTGTTAATAGTGTTGCTAAGAGTGGcatccagttttttaaaaagcccaaggCAATTTTGCCAGGACGTCAGGGGGGCAGTGAAAGATGCTCTATCCCTTTGCTGGTTCCAAGCTCCACCTGCTATGATTCTGGGGGAGGCTCCTCCCAGGCACAGAGGCTGGCAGAGGAGCAGCCAAAGGCCAGGTGGACCCAAAGCCCAAATGAAGGTCTCTATCAGCTCACAAGAGATCCCAAAGGGAAAGATATGGAAGGACTGCCCCCAGAAACCAAAACGTCCCGATCCCAGCTGGATGAATCACAAAGCCACATGGCTAAGGACCTTCCATCCAAGACACAGAGTTCTCATGGGTTCCAAGGGGCAGCCTTTTCTGGGGAAGAGAGTGAAGAAAGTACTACCCAGCAAAGAAAGCTGAGATGCCACACATGTGGCCAACAGGGCCATTTCTGCCAAACCATCCTTCCTGCTCACGAGCCTAAAGGCAAAGTGGATTTCCCTGAGCCCCTGGTGAAGGCCCACCAGCACGCCTACACCTACCTACACTCCTGCCTCTCCAAATATGAAGCAATTCTGTGCATCATTCATCAGGCCACCCAGACCCAAGAGCTGCTGCAGCCCATGGTCACCTTCCTGCTGCTATGCGTTGATGAGGTCAACCGGCTCTTGGGGGAGATCTCCAAGGATGGAGAAATGCTTCTCAAGGAAGTTAAGGGGGATCTGTCTTGGCCGTTGGGGAAAGGAGAGCCCCACGAGCAGCCAGATCTCCTGCAACAGCTTCTGCAGTACACAGTCAGCAAGCTGCTGGTGCTCAGTGGCACGGTGGCCTCGATCACGGGCAGCTTCCTGGAGGGCTCCGGCAATTACCTCCACGCTACCGCCTGCCACTTGGGAAATAAGCTGAGTACAAAGAGGGGTGTGGATGAATGCCTCCTAAGGGCTCTGGGGCAACTGGAAAGCTTGGCGAGCGGCCACGGAGACCCTGGGATGCAGGACAGACCCTTGTGCTCTGAGGACAGTGGCATCGGTGCTGACAACGAGTCTGTGCATCTGGTGGACAAGCTGGGCAAGCAAACCAGCTGGGACTCAGCATCAGAGCCTGCAGAATGGATGCCAGTGCTTTCATCCACAGGGGAAGCCAAGCTGTCAGGACATAGCTGGCAGCAAGGTCCTTTCCGGATGGGTTCCGACAGACCCCAGGACTGCCCACTCTCCAGGCCTCCGACGGCAAAGGTTCAGCCAACAGCATGGGGTGGAGCAGGTGGCCCATGGCCCTCTAGCACAGGCCCAGAAAATACTACTGCCAGGCCTGGAGGGATCAGCAAAAGTGCTCTGTGTGATTCCCTTGGGATTGGGATCTCGACAGAAGCACATTTTTCTAAAGGCTCCAGGTTGATGGACACCCCTTCCCTCAGTGAAGGTGAGGACAGCAGCCCAGACGAGGAGGAAGACCAGGTGAGTGGCATGAGTCAGTGTCCATGGCAGGAAAAATTGTCCCATCCGAGGCCACGCTCCTCACCTGGTGGCCCAGCAAGCCCATTCCAGCCACACCCCAGGAGGCTCAAGAGTCTCCAAGCCCAGGAAATGATTCTGAAAATGAAGGAAGCAATCAGTGAAAGGATCAAGTTCGTCCCTGTGCCTTCTGGGCCCCAGGACTGggccgaggaggaggagaagacagTGGTCTCCCCGAGACCTAGCACAGCCAGTGGCAGCAGCAGGGCCCCTGTGAGGCAGAGAAGGTCCCACTCAGAGGGGTGTCTGAAGAGTCACGTGGAGGACCCCACCCTCCAGGAGCTGCAGAGGGTCCAGAGAGACCTTAGCCAGAGGCTGGAGGCATTTTATGCCCTGGGTGCACATCTGGGGCAGAACTCAAAGCAGGTTCTGCAGCCCCGGGCCACAGCTCTGAGGCCCGACACCTGCAGGGTTGCACCCAGCAACACCACCAGCAAACTGAAGGCTTCCCTCACCAAGGACTTCAGCATTTTACCGAGTCAGGCCAAGAGCATCTTACAGAAATGCAGTCCCCACCCTGAGAGCAAACAGTCCCCACAGGGGAAGGCCGAGGGGCTCCGGGTCACCACTCCATCGGGTGAGAAGGCCCATGAGGCTGCAGGGGCCGAGGACTGGAATGTCAGGAGCTGTCCCACCAGAACATCAGTCAAGAAACTCATTGAAACCTTCAGTCCCACTGAGGGTCTGAGGACCCTGGGCGATTTCAAGGACTCTGGGCCAAGCCCCTGCCTCAGGAAGTGGGGGATCCCCATCATACCTCCCAGATTTCCTATATACAGGGGACTTTCCCCTTTGTATCCAAAGCCCCAAATTTCTCCAGCTGCAAGTGAAGACTCTCTCAAGGTGGGCCCAGGCTGGAGGCCCCTAGctccccttttccctcctctgctTACAGCAGGAGCGTGCAAGAGGGAGGACCCCAATTTTAACTGTGAAACAGAAGAGGATCTAGAGCACCTCCCTCCACCACCTCTGGAAATCCTGATGGACAAATCATTCACCTCTCTGGAGTCCCCAGAAAGCAGCAAGCCAGCAGGAAGCTCCTCCAAAGGGACCCGGGCTCCGGGGCTCGGATCGGCCGACCCCGACAGGAGAACGTGGGCTTCGCCAAAGCTAAGAGCCTCCTTGAGCCCCACTGACCTGCTACCCAGCAAGAGCGCGAATGCCCCCGCCAGGCCCCACGGCACAGGCCCGGGGGGCAGCAAGAGCGGCTGCGGTACCAGAAAGCTCACCTTGGACCTGAGCCCCCCGCCCGCAGCCAGTGGAAACCCAGAGGCGGAGGGCAGAGGGGCTCGGAGTGCGGCGCCTGCAGACAGGGCCACCAGCCTGTGCAAGCATCCCCAGAAGGCCACCCCCTGGCACCACCCCAGCCACACATGTGGACAGCACAGGACCTGGGAACCCAGCCCGGCCAGGCCAGCGGGGGGGCCACGCTCTCCCGAGGGCCCCCGGCAGAGCCAAGACCGGAGCCCCCTGCTCGCCAGCAAGGCCTCTCCCCCAAGAGGCTCCTGGACACCCCGAGCAGACAGGAGGCAGCCGGCCTGTCACAGGCCCGCCCAGCCGAGTGCTCCCTCTGTGCAAGGCCCCCCCAGCGCACCCGGCAGCCCCCCGTGCAGCCCCCCGCTGCGGGGCCCCCCGGCCAGGGGGGAAGGAGCGCCCAGCGCTGCGCCCGAGAGCCCGCCCGCGCAGGACGAGGCCTGCAGCCCCCCGGGCCCGCGCACAGAGGCCAGTTCCCCCTCCTCGCGCCCCTCGCCCTCGCCCCCCGTGTCGCCTGCTCTGGGGCGCAGGTGGCCGGGCGCTTCTGCGCAGGGCGGGGGCGGCGCAGCCAGAGCCTCGGGGAACCCGCGCCCCCTCTTCTGGCCCGCGTCCTCGCCCGCGTTTGAAGCCGCCCCACCCGGGCCGCCGCCCCCTGAGGCTGGGGGCCCCCGGGGGACCCCCGCGGGCGGCTGGAGGAGCTCGGGGCCCGCGGCCAGGGCCGCCTCCCAGCGGGGCGGGGCTCTGTGCGCGCTCAACCCCCGGCCTTTCATCAGAAGGACCGCTTCGGACCCGCGCCCCGGCGGCCGCCCCCGGCTGCCCGCCCCCCGGGCGGCCGGCGACGCGGGGGGCTCCGCGCTCAGCAGGAGCAG CAGCAGTGAGGAGAGCCTCAAGAAGGACACAGAGCCATGGAACAGCCCCTGTGCCCCAGAACTGAAGGGTGGTAGCAGGGGTGCGTCTCCCCCAGAGCTCTGCGTGTTGGGCCACGGGCTGCAACGGGAGGTCAGAGCCAGCCGCACCCAGGACAAGCCTCAACAGAAAGAA GTTACACAGCGGCACAGCATTCAAGTCACCATTGAGAGCTTTGTTGAGAAGCTGATTACTCCAGAGATAGGAAGACCATGGAATTAA